A stretch of DNA from Kwoniella mangroviensis CBS 8507 chromosome 1 map unlocalized Ctg01, whole genome shotgun sequence:
CGAGGATGTGTCAGCACGTTCGACAATAGGTCCATGTGAGAACTAAAAGCCAAAGATCCAAAGATCCAAGGATCCAAGGTCATACAGGACCAAGTCACTTACCGATAAAGTCCCAACCATCTTGCTTGACGTGATACAAATTACATGTATTACCTGAATAAGCATCTCGATGACCAGCAGCGATGATTGACCTTCTACCTAACTCTTGGGCTTCCTCATCTGTCAGATCCCATCGGTAGCCCTGTGTCACGCATGAGATATCAGCTAAGCTCCAGTCGAAAGATTTCTCTCTGCTTTGGTCTTTGGTAACTAAATAAATGGCAAAAGGACGCgaaactcacttgatcaagTACACCATAGGCGAAAGTACTACCTGAACCAACAGAAAACAAATCTCCTTTCAATCTctgtccatcatcatctacataGAAGATACAGGGTCCGGTTTTGTCCCATCCACAGACCATAGTTCCCTAGGAAGGTCAACGAATTAGACCTGCTAACCTCTAGACAACAAAACAAGAGAGAGCAGGAATGTGAAGGACAGAGTTCGATGTTCCTCTTTGAGAAGAATTGAATCCGGCAGGTCACGATATGAGCTCACCATACTTAGGCCCATACCCTTGTACTGATACACGATGTTTGACAATATCTTTGAAGCTGCCGCTACCGAGATTCTCTCCTTGTTTCGTAATTCGTATAATCGACATTGCATACCGAGGTATGTTTCCCTATAATCATTGGAAGTTGTCAGTAATTATACCACAATACCACACATATTGTGAATGAGAGTGTAAGGGGTTATAACATCTGCCAGTGAGCCACTCGTTGGTAATCTCTGAAGAAAGCTTGGATCTAAAACTTTGACACTCACCAGTATTGACAATCAGCAGCACCACCAGCCATAGTACCAAGTAAGAATTTGTTAATCTCGATTACTTTCTTCACCGTCCCAGAGGCTATTGAAGAGGTCATATATCAGccattatcagctttgacctcATGTTGGATGATACATAAAGCTCTAGCTATCTAGAGAACGAGTCACTCACCAACATAACTTCCAGCAGTTGCTCTTGAATCTACAGCCACTATGACACCACCTTGGAATTTGAACGCCAAAGTCGTCGTACCGTGTGCTATCTTTATCTTGGCTTCAGGGTTGGAGGACATGTTATCCGTGTGCATATCAAGAAACGATGTTGGCTATACATGAATCATGAGATTAGCGCTTGTCAACGATATAACACATTAGTCTCCTATGGCATAGGCTTTCACGGAGTCATTGATGTAGAGAGAAACaatcacactcacatcagaTACTCTAGGTACGCTCATCCCTTGTACACCACCCGTTCTAGACAGGTTGCCAAATCCAGCCATACTTCCCCATGAAGCAGCGTCGGTATGTTCAAactcatcgtcctcttccaATCGAGATTGATGGGGTGCGGAGGGTTGTAGCTGAGTCAGAACTGAGTTCATGTTGGATGCTTGTATCTTCAGCTGGGCTgtgtgatgagatgagagtaATGATATTATAGCTAGTCTCTGGTGAATGTACGTGAACAATGCAATGAATGGTGTTCTGACAGGCCGCGAAAGCGAcgaccatgatgatgatgatcaacacCGCGTCGGTGAGGTGGACCAGTAAGCGGTAAATACCTTAAATATGTTACCCATCTTTCACTCtccatcacctccactcgGGATCACCACTAGTTGACCCGTCATCGATAAACCCAACATTCCTTGCaccatatccatatatccTACTGCTACTCATCAGGTATCGGATAATCTTGTGCAGCGCACAATCAGTCAACAAGAACAACATAGAACAGCAAGACCAGGGAGAGAAGTGTAATTATCCAAAATGACAAGATCAGGTTTACAGCAGGATGTGATAAGTCTTTACAGACAGTGAGTATCCTGCAAGCCTTGGGTCGACGGAGTGTGCTAATGGTCGAACTCCTGGTGTCAGGGGAGTACGAAATGCCATGTCAAAGACACCTGTAAGTCTGGCTTCGATCGTGACATCCGAAAAAATTGTACAACTGATTTCGCGCTACATTCGACTGTAGGAATCGAGACCGAATTTTCTGCTACATCTACGTTACAATTTCCGTCACCCGCAATTAAGGCAGAGAGACTATACAGCTATAGAGCATCAGGTGGGTTATCCACCCATTCCCGATACCTACAATCATCCTAAGTACCTACTTCAAGTACTATGGGATATTAGCTCATCTCTCGCCATAACTGATCGGCTCGATGTTTCCATCATGCAGCTCCGTAAAATGTCTCGTACCCTCGAAATGCTTTCCGAACCCTCCACTCAGCGcatatcaatctcaccaGAATGGCAGCAATGGTGGGACGAGGAGGTACGCAGGTCGAGATCACGCCCTTCAACATCTGCCGAATCAGCAAGTAGGACCGGGTTAGAGCAGGCGCCAGGTGGTGGAGTCAAAGCGAAAGAACAAGTATTAAAGAAGGAACAGAGCGGAAGGGATAGGGATCAGTGGGGCGGGAAACTACCTGGACATGGAGGTACATGAGAATGGTATGAGAATTGTACGCTAAACTGATGAATCAGCACAAAGTGCGCGTGTGTATAAACACCTCTTTTTTCTTGTCGGGTTGATGTTGTGACAATCCATTGCGCACTTGTCATACTGTTTGAAGGATCAGCAAAGCAGcgttcatccatctctttccgATCTGAGTGtctcttctgcttcatcGATATTTACACGGATATCCGTCTTGTCATTATCAGATCTTACGATTCCTATATatgtcaattcatctaaCGAAGTCTACTAACGTATATCATAGGCTAATCATTCGACCGTCCCTATCGAATGCTCATTTCCACCTGGATAGACATATTGCCATCTCCTTAGCGAATTCGTTTTCAACCTCACGCAtcagcttctccttcttgcgGAAAGAGACATTCGTGATTCTGTAATTCGTTCCAAGATGTCTTTCCCTCATCGgttctttccaattccatttCTCAGTGTCTATAAGCGGTGCTATGAGACGCGCTAGGTTCTTGATCacctttttctcctctttgatctgtAGTTTGGTCAAAATTGTCTCGGAGGGATAAACGATattgatcttccatcgtTGTATGCCATATCCTGGCAGCCGATGGCAACGAGGTTCGGCTATAGCGTTCACGGTCCTCTCGCTTCCGGTGGGATTATATCGATCACATGTGATGTACTAACAACGTGATCTGATCGAATGATCCGCCGGACAGTTTCTGAGTTGCGAGTAATGGTAGAAGCGCTAGGAAACATATCGGAAAGATATGATCTCAGCAACGTGATTGTTTAAATTTCTACATAATCTGAAAACATACAATGTTATATACTCGAATACTTgaatttctccatctcccaaGGGCGATGCATTCCATCAATCGCTTTGATTGCTAGGCTATGCCTTGAACCTTTGTTCAAACACGATGCGGCTTGACTCTCTATCCTTGACCAAGCGTTCGATTTTGTTGTGAAAATCCTCCTCGACCGGCGAATTGAAACGAAAGTGGCCTAACTTCCTAGGTAGACAGAGGACTGAGATCGTACAGTCAGTGTAGAGG
This window harbors:
- a CDS encoding proteasome subunit beta type-5; translated protein: MNSVLTQLQPSAPHQSRLEEDDEFEHTDAASWGSMAGFGNLSRTGGVQGMSVPRVSDPTSFLDMHTDNMSSNPEAKIKIAHGTTTLAFKFQGGVIVAVDSRATAGSYVASGTVKKVIEINKFLLGTMAGGAADCQYWETYLGMQCRLYELRNKERISVAAASKILSNIVYQYKGMGLSMGTMVCGWDKTGPCIFYVDDDGQRLKGDLFSVGSGSTFAYGVLDQGYRWDLTDEEAQELGRRSIIAAGHRDAYSGNTCNLYHVKQDGWDFIGNYDVNELWYEYEGKKKAERESQNAAAAASPMAVEP